The Bacteroidales bacterium DNA segment GTAGGATAGATAATGATTTTATAAAACACAAAACCAATCCGGATTAATGATAATCCGGATTGGTTTTGTGTTTTATAAAATCATCTATTAAATTCAAGTTCTTTTCCGCATATCCCTTCATAAATCTTACCATTATCATATACCAGATTCCCGTTTACCCATGTCTGGCATACAAGAGAACGAAACTCCTGTCCTGTGAAAGGAGACCATTTACATTTATACAAAATATTTTCAGTAGTAACTTTCCATGTGTGATCCATATCTACTAAAACCAAATCCGCCCAATATCCTTTACGGATAAATCCCCTTCCATTTATTCCGAACAAGATGGCCGGATGGTGGCACATTTTTTCCACCACCTGCTCCAAAGAGATGCGCTTCCGATGTACAAATTCCAACATTGCCGTCAACGAATGCTGAACCAAAGGACCACCTGAAGGAGCTTTAAAATAGGTATTCTGTTTTTCTTCCCAGGTATGGGGTGCATGATCTGTTGCCACGACATCAATAGAACCGTTCAACAAGGCCCCGAACAGGTTTTCCTGGTCTTTCGCCGATTTAATGGCCGGATTCCATTTGATTAACGTGCCATATTCATCGTAATCAGTATCATTGAACCATAAATGATGCACACATACCTCCGCTGTTATCCGTTTCTCTGTTAAGGGTATTGAATGATCAAATAATTGTAATTCTTTCCCTGTTGAAAGATGCAATACGTGTAAACGGGTATTATGCTTCCTGGCTAACGCTACAGCCATTGAACTCGACCGGAAACAAGCTTCCTCACTCCGTATCTGCGGATGGCAGGAAATAGGTACATCCTCGCCGTATTTCCGACGAAATAATTCGGTATTTCTCTTTATGATTTCCTCATCTTCACAATGTACAGCAATTAATCCCGGAACCTTGCCGAAAATATCCTCCAGACAACCCTTATCATCTACCAACATATTACCTGTTGAAGAACCCATAAATACTTTTACACCACACACCTTTGAGAAATCCGTTTGTAATAATTCCCCGATATTCTGGTTGGTCGCACCGATGTAGAAAGAATAATTGGCCAAGGACCTGTTCCGGGCGGATGCAAATTTTTCAGCAAGCAAGTCCTGTGTAGTCGTCTGGGGTATGGTATTGGGCATTTCCATGTACGATGTCACCCCTCCTGCCACTGCGGCCTTACTTTCCGTATAAATATCCCCTTTATGGGTCAGGCCGGGTTCCCTGAAATGTACCTGATCATCAATAACACCCGGAAGCAGGTACTTTCCGGAAGCATCAACCACCACAGATCCCGATAAGACACTTTCAGGAATGTTTTCAAAAAAAACTTCCATGATCCGGCCTTCAGAGATCCAGACACTTCCTTTTTTCTGCTGCCCGTCATTGACAATGATTGCGTTTCTGATCAGTTGAGGTTCCATATGGCTGGTTTTTATAAAAAAACATCTTCCCGTAATAAACAGAAAGATGTTTTTTATTTATCTTTTTAACAGATATTAATTAATATCTGTCGTCTTTGGTATTGTCTTCATCATCCGGATAGAACCTCCAAATGTCTTCCGTGAAAGCACTTGATTGTTGTCCGCATCCGATCAGTACCAGATCTTCCCCGCCTCTGCCTTTTCCCGGAAAAGACAACACAAAAGCGCCGTCCCTATTCCCGGTGTACGAATTGTTGAAAAATGAGGTTTTCTGCGTCCATATATCCCCGGTAATTAATGTTATATCTGAATAAACAGGGGTTTCATATTCCCATGTAGTATAAGGACTTCCGGAACTCACTGCGGAACCCAAAGCGATATATCCTTTCTTATTGATCACAAATGCAACAGCCCTTTGTCTCAACATTTTCCTTTCATATTTGTCATCATAATCATCATCGTCATCATAGGATATGATATTGCGCAGTTGTGTCCATTCTGTTCCATCAAAACGCCAGAAGTCATAAGCTCCGGTATTACCCGAATTGGCTCCTGTACAGACATAAGCATAACCATCGATCACAAAAGCTACCGCACCTCTTCTTTTACTTCCTTTGATAGAAGGTGCCTCCTTCCATTCGCCAAGACTGTTTTCATCTGCCGGAGGAACAAATTCCCAAAAATCCAGCAAACTTTGTTTGTCTGCACCGGCAGTATATCCGGTACCCACATAGACGACCCCGTTTAATTCGAAAGACAATGCATCATAACGTTCAACTGCTCCTCTTTCGGCAGGCATCGGAGCGACCTGACGCCAGGCTGCAGAAGTACCATCCGGGTTCAATTGTCCGCTTTTGGCAGGATCATATTCCCAGAAATCCCTCATCACTTTTTGGTCACCATCCCAACCGGTACCGACATACCCTTTCCCGTTAACACTGAAGCCTACCGCACGCTGACGCTCCATTCCCTTAGGAAGGGAATCGGTAGTATTGCTCCAGGAACCTTCTCCATTGGAATCGATCACGACCTTCCACAAATCTCTCCGGGATGTCTTATATCCATTGTCTCCGGCACAAACATAGCCAACATTATCTATGACAAACGTAGCAGCATGAGCACGACCCGGACCGGCGAAATCACCGATATACTCCCAGTTCCCGACATATTCATCTTCGCTGCTACCACTACACGCACTAAATACAACTGCTAACAACAGATATAACCACTTGCTTGTTTTCATCAACATTATTATTATAATTTACTTCCTTAGAACGGATGTTTTGATTCTTTATTGTATAAATATATATCTAATGATATTTTTTTGATACTGATCTCCTGAAAAGAATTTCCGCAAAAATACACTTTAATTCGATAAAATGCGTTTACTTCGCAATAAAAATATTGAAATTATTCCATGTAAAAACCAAGCTATACCGGTTTTATTATGGAATAGTAGTGTATAAAGAGGCAAAAAATTAATGATTATGGTGTCATACATGTGTAGGAATAAGGGGCTGATCATCGGAATAATATCATTGTTTGCCGTGATCATCCCGGGGTGTGGGAATAAAGACGACGGTAATCCGGAAAATATCAGGATCAACAATTGGGTCCGGAGTAATATGGATCTATATTATTTATGGAATACACAAATGCCTAATGCCGATAAAAACCTCTATCCCTCCGATTATTTTGAAAAATTACGATTTTCGGAGGACCGGTTTTCCCTGATACATGATAATTTCGAGGATATCATGAATTCTTTATCAGGGGTCAATACCGAATCGGGATATGATTATAATCTCGTACTGCTTAACGATGTAGATATCATCGGTTATGTTACATATATCAAACCCAATTCCCCGGCCGAGTCTTCCGGTTCATTGAAACGGGGTGATTTTTTTATGAGAATTAACGGCAAGTCTATGACTATAGATAATTACGAGGATTTATTATCTGAAACGGCTTTCAGGCATTCACTGGGTAAGGTGAATATTTCAGGGAATACAATTACCGAAGGCGAGACGATACAGCTGGATGTCACGGAATACAAAGAAAATCCCATCTTACTGGACACGATCTATCAGATCAATGGCCGGAAAATAGGATATTTCGTATACAATTTCTTTGCACGGGATAATGTTGATTCCGGCATTGCTTTTGAAAAAGAGTTAAATGATCTTTTCGGAAAATTCAAATCAGAGGGTATCAACGACCTGATCATTGATTTGCGCTATAATGGAGGAGGAGCCGTCGTTACTTCAATCGCTCTGGCAAGTATGGTTTCAAAATGTACTACCAACGACGTATTCAGTATCGACCAATACAATGATGATCTTCATGCTTATTACCAGAACTACTACGGAACAGGCTATAACATCACTCGTTTCATAGATCGGATAGAAAAGTATGAAGGCGACTTCCTGACGGAAGTTGTACCGATCAACCAACTCGGACTTGACCGGCTACATGTGATCGTATCCCGAAGGACGGCATCTGCCAGTGAATTACTGATCAATGGGCTAAAACCGTATATGGATGTGGTGATTATCGGCAACCAGACATACGGAAAAAATGTAGGATCAGTTCCTTTTTACGAAGAGGATCCGATCAAGCAACAAACCAATAAATGGATCATACTACCGATCATTGCAAAATTCGCCAATGCCCGGGAAGATTCCGGTTATGGGAACGGATTTTCACCTGATATAGAAGTAAGCGAAATAGAAAACCTTACACTCAAACCTTTGGGAGATACAGATGAACTGATGCTAGGGGCAGCCCTTGACCGGATTGCCGGAACTGAAAGAAGGACACAAAAAAACATCAAAAATGTGAAAATCATCGGATCATCTGCCGACAGGACCCCCGCCCGGCAAAATATGTATATCACTCCCCGCAGATAGCAAAAGGATGAAAAGGAACTGAAATGTGATAAATTTTATTTAGCTTTGCGGATTGTTTTTCTGACCTGGTCCCTGTCGAAGTAGAGATATTTTTGACAGGCAAAAAATAAAATAGGACATCAAGCGTTAATTACATAACACATTGTTTTAATTCGGATATTGGATTATATGATAAAAAAAGTATTTATTCTTCTCAATATAAGTCTGTTCACTTTATTGTGTTCTTGTACAAATAACGATTTCGATATTGGATCCACCTTATTTACACCAAGCACCCGGACCATTAAAACAGATACATTTTCACTTAAATTGTCTGTTTTAGCTAAGGATTCTATTATTACATCCAGCCAAAATGTTGCTTATGTAGGTAGGTACAATGATCCGTATATCGGTGTTTCCACAGCCAGTAGTTTTATTGAATTTTCCAAGTTCAATCCGAGTGGTCAATATCCAAAACCCGGCGAATATGACCGGTTTGATTCTGTTACACTGGTACTGACCCCAACGGGGAATTACTATGGCGACACCATTCCGCATCCATCAATAAAGATATCCGAACTGATCAGTAAAATTGAATATGACGACGAAAACAAAGCCTTATATTCTACATCATCCGTCCCTGTGGGAAATATGCTGGTGGACAAGGTCTATAAAATAAATGTGGCCAACAAGAAAGAAGTGGAGATCCGTTTACCTGATGCATTCGGCGAAAAATTATTTCTGGGAATCCGCGATGACGCTATAGAAATGGATCCGGAAAATTATCTGGAGACATTTCCCGGATTGGCCCTGGAACCGGGAAATAATCCGGGTACCAGTATCTATAATTATTTAGTCACTGATACAGCCTGTATGGTCCGTATTTATTATCGCAGGACAGGAAATAATGAATTGGAAGCAGATACCATGAATTTTACGGCCAATACTAGCAAGCATTTTTATAATTATCGTACCAGTCTGAAAAACAATCTGCCGGATAATTCGAAGGATGATCCTATCCCCACTTCCCAAACCGGGAATATGGGATTTGTTTCCAGCGCTCCTCTACTTTATACCCGGATCGAATTTCCTTCCCTGAACAATCTGTTACCCTTAGGGGAAATTATCGTTATAGAAAGCGCAAAGCTGATCATTCGCCCGGTGTACAATACCTACGATACAGTGCCGTTGCCACCGCAATTGTTTTTATACCTCCATGATCCGTTAAATGATTCCAGAAATACCACTGCACTTCAGGATGCGGGAGGTAGTACCATGAACGGAAACCTGTCCGGGAAAAATAAATTTGACCGGGAAAATTATTATTATGATTTTGATCTTTCGAGTTTTATTTATGATCAGGTAGGTAAAGACGGATACTATAAATATGCCCTGAGTCTAGATGTACCAGATGTAGCTTCTTCAAAATTTCAAAGATTCATTTTCGGAGACCAGCATTTTTTCTATAAAAACGATGGACAAAGCAAAGAAAATCAGATTTCATTAGAAATAACTTACAGTATATATAATGAATATCAATAATAGAAGACATCATATCCAGGGTTATTTCCGGCAGTTAGTTATTATTTTCATACTATGTGTAGCAACAGGTATCCATGTTTTTGCCCAGAATAATACGAGTTCACCTTTTACGGTTTTCGGCCTCGGCGAAATTGAACTACGTAGCTATGGAATTACAACCGGCACCGGTGATGTCGGAATAGGCGTAAAATCAACCAATTTTTTAAATAAACGTAATCCTGCGGGATTAAGTGGCATAGACACCCTTACTTTCATTCTTGATATTTCAGGTGCTGTTAAGTTTTCAGAATTTTCTGTGGCATCCAGAAATGAACATGCCACCAATTTTAATTTTAAAAACCTGGCCGTTGGATTCCGACCGGCCAAAATATGGACCACCAGCGTCGGCTTATGTCCATATTCAAATGTCGGCTATAAAAATAAGCGGTACCAGGCTGTTGACGGCACTTTACCCACTGTTTTTGTCACCACTACCTTTACAGGAAGCGGAGGTGTCAACAAATTTTATTGGGGAAATTCCGTTGAATTAATCAAAGGACTTTCACTTGGGGTCACAGCATCTTATTTCTTCGGGAGCATTGTCCATGAAGAATCGGCAAGTTCTATAAGAATCAAAGAAACAATGACCGCCAATAAGCTGAATTTTGATTTCGGGATGCAGTATTCTTATCTTTTTGGCGATCCTTTGGGTGATAACCTCCAACTCACCGTGGGTGGGGTATATGGCTACAAATCTGACTTTCATCTTTACCAGGATATCACGATCAACTCAGACAAAAGGGTTAAGCCGGACCATAAAACATACCTTCCGGAATCATTCGGGGTAGGGTTCTCCTTATTGCGTAACCGGAAAAATTCCGAATGGTTGTTTGCAGCAGATTATTACCAGCAAAACTGGTCTGCAGATAATAAATGGAGTTATGAGAGCCTGAGATATGAAGACAGCCGGATGTACAATATCGGATTCCAGATCACCCCCAACAAAAAACGCCCGAATAATTACCTGCAACTTATGCACTATCAGATAGGCGCTTGTTATCAGGAATCATACATGTCGGTTAACGGGCATCAACTGAAGGATTATTCTGTTTCCATGGGAGTCGGACTGCCCTTTAGAAACCGTTCATATGTAAATGTTTCTTTAAACCTTGGCCAGTCAGGAACCTGGGAAAGAGGGGGAATCACCGAATCATACGCTTTACTTTCCATTAATATGTCTCTGATTGAATTATGGTTTGCAAAGCAGAAATACGATTAATCACAGTACTTATTCGAGTTTTTACAACCAGATTAAGATAATAATTTTTATACGATCCACTAAAAAAGAAGAGCCGGATAAAAGTCCGGCTCTTCTTTTTTAGATATACTCGTTTCGATCCTATCTTATCATATCCACACTCCGGCGAATAAACTTGTTCAGATCTTCGCCTTTCAGCATATTATTGGCCAGTAAAGCCAGGTCGACCAACTGGCGGGCAAGAACATTGTCTTTCCCATAGGTATTCAGCACCGTTTTCTTACTATTGCGGATTTCTTGTTCTTTTTTCTGCAGATCGGCACGCAGATCCTTCTGGGACTGATCTATTTCTTCTTCTTTCTTGTCTTTCAATGATTCATTCAGGGTAGTCAATTCTTTTTCAACCGGCGCCAGTTCTTTCTGGAACTTCTTAAGTTCCTCCGCCATGTCTGTATCTTTTTCATCGATCACTTTTTTGACGAGCGGATGATCAGTATTCACCACAAGGTTATAACTATCCGGCATCGACCCGTAAAAATTCATTCCACCACCGCCCATTGCCGACATATCTTTCATACGCCGCATGAATTCCGATTGAGTGATCACCATCGGTTGCGCCTGCTCACCCATGCTTTCATAAGACACAAAGAAATTTCCGGTTTTAGGCAACAGGATATCAAAAACATCACGCATATCATCCTGTTGTTCTTTAGGCAGGTTGGTCTGCAACTGGTCTTCTTTCTGGATCAACCGGTCTATTACATCGGAATCGACACGGGCGAAATGAATATCGGTTTTTTTACTCTCCAGGTGATTGATAAAATGCAGGTCGAGTTGTCCGTCAAGATTCAGGACATCATATCCCTTAGCTTTCGCTGCTTCAATAAAGCTATATTGAGCATCCACATCAGTGGCATACAGGTATACAACTTTCTTATTCTTATCTGTTTGATTACCTTTAATTAACTGATCGTACTCTTCAAGAGTAAAGTATTTGTTATCGGTATTTTTCAGCAACGTAAATTTCTCAGCCCTTTCAGCAAATTTCTCTTCGGTAATTATTCCATATTCAATAAAGAGCTTCAGGTTATCCCATTTCTGTTCAAATCCGGTACGGTCCTTTTTGAATATCTCTTCCAACCGGTCGGATACTTTTTTCGTGATATGGGCAGATATCTTCTTCACATTCGAATCACTCTGCAGATAACTGCGGGATACATTCAGGGGAATGTCGGGAGAGTCCAGTACCCCATGTAATAAAGTGAGGAAATCAGGGACGATTCCTTCTACCGAATCTGTTACATACACCTGATTGGAATACAATTGTATTTTATTTTTCTGGAACTCTATATTGCTTTTGATTTTTGGGAAATATAAAATACCGGTAAGATTAAACGGATAATCCACATTCAAATGGATATAAAACATCGGGTCGTCCTGCATCGGGTACAGGTCGCGGTAAAATGCCATATAGTCCTCATCTGTCAGTTCCGATGGTTTACGTGTCCAGGCAGGGTTGGTATTATTGACGATGTTGTCTTTATCCGTTTCTACCTGTTTTCCGTCTTTCCATTCCTTTACCTTACCAAAGGCAATTTCTACCGGCAGAAAACGGCAATACTTACGTAACAGGTCATTTATCCTGGATTCTTCGAGGAATTCCTTCGACTCATCATCAATATGCAGGATAATTTCGGTTCCGCGCGATTCCTTCTCAATATCCTCCATTTTATATTCAGGGCTTCCGTCACAGACCCATTTTACTGCTTTTGCTCCTTCCTGAT contains these protein-coding regions:
- a CDS encoding dihydroorotase codes for the protein MEPQLIRNAIIVNDGQQKKGSVWISEGRIMEVFFENIPESVLSGSVVVDASGKYLLPGVIDDQVHFREPGLTHKGDIYTESKAAVAGGVTSYMEMPNTIPQTTTQDLLAEKFASARNRSLANYSFYIGATNQNIGELLQTDFSKVCGVKVFMGSSTGNMLVDDKGCLEDIFGKVPGLIAVHCEDEEIIKRNTELFRRKYGEDVPISCHPQIRSEEACFRSSSMAVALARKHNTRLHVLHLSTGKELQLFDHSIPLTEKRITAEVCVHHLWFNDTDYDEYGTLIKWNPAIKSAKDQENLFGALLNGSIDVVATDHAPHTWEEKQNTYFKAPSGGPLVQHSLTAMLEFVHRKRISLEQVVEKMCHHPAILFGINGRGFIRKGYWADLVLVDMDHTWKVTTENILYKCKWSPFTGQEFRSLVCQTWVNGNLVYDNGKIYEGICGKELEFNR
- a CDS encoding DUF4270 domain-containing protein; the protein is MIKKVFILLNISLFTLLCSCTNNDFDIGSTLFTPSTRTIKTDTFSLKLSVLAKDSIITSSQNVAYVGRYNDPYIGVSTASSFIEFSKFNPSGQYPKPGEYDRFDSVTLVLTPTGNYYGDTIPHPSIKISELISKIEYDDENKALYSTSSVPVGNMLVDKVYKINVANKKEVEIRLPDAFGEKLFLGIRDDAIEMDPENYLETFPGLALEPGNNPGTSIYNYLVTDTACMVRIYYRRTGNNELEADTMNFTANTSKHFYNYRTSLKNNLPDNSKDDPIPTSQTGNMGFVSSAPLLYTRIEFPSLNNLLPLGEIIVIESAKLIIRPVYNTYDTVPLPPQLFLYLHDPLNDSRNTTALQDAGGSTMNGNLSGKNKFDRENYYYDFDLSSFIYDQVGKDGYYKYALSLDVPDVASSKFQRFIFGDQHFFYKNDGQSKENQISLEITYSIYNEYQ
- the htpG gene encoding molecular chaperone HtpG, which produces MQKGSIGVTTENIFPIIKKFLYSDHEIFLRELVSNAIDATQKLKTLSKSGDFKGELGDMTIRVSIEKGKLIIADRGIGMTAEEMDKYLNQIAFSSADEFIKKYKNQTIIGHFGLGFYSAFMVAKKVEVRSLSYQEGAKAVKWVCDGSPEYKMEDIEKESRGTEIILHIDDESKEFLEESRINDLLRKYCRFLPVEIAFGKVKEWKDGKQVETDKDNIVNNTNPAWTRKPSELTDEDYMAFYRDLYPMQDDPMFYIHLNVDYPFNLTGILYFPKIKSNIEFQKNKIQLYSNQVYVTDSVEGIVPDFLTLLHGVLDSPDIPLNVSRSYLQSDSNVKKISAHITKKVSDRLEEIFKKDRTGFEQKWDNLKLFIEYGIITEEKFAERAEKFTLLKNTDNKYFTLEEYDQLIKGNQTDKNKKVVYLYATDVDAQYSFIEAAKAKGYDVLNLDGQLDLHFINHLESKKTDIHFARVDSDVIDRLIQKEDQLQTNLPKEQQDDMRDVFDILLPKTGNFFVSYESMGEQAQPMVITQSEFMRRMKDMSAMGGGGMNFYGSMPDSYNLVVNTDHPLVKKVIDEKDTDMAEELKKFQKELAPVEKELTTLNESLKDKKEEEIDQSQKDLRADLQKKEQEIRNSKKTVLNTYGKDNVLARQLVDLALLANNMLKGEDLNKFIRRSVDMIR